A window of the Citrus sinensis cultivar Valencia sweet orange chromosome 9, DVS_A1.0, whole genome shotgun sequence genome harbors these coding sequences:
- the LOC102630037 gene encoding ethylene-responsive transcription factor ERF016, with translation MVRPSGGREGNNGRYKGVRMRKWGKWVAEVRQPNSRGRIWLGSYKTADEAARAYDAAVVCLRGSSATLNFPDNPPEIPLADEMTPVQIQEFAFRHARRAPAQSVEDLGSNEAAVVSASGSSSGYGVDDVGVDGAFYQSPGLWTF, from the coding sequence ATGGTGAGGCCGAGCGGCGGAAGAGAAGGCAATAACGGGAGATACAAGGGAGTGAGGATGCGGAAGTGGGGCAAATGGGTGGCGGAAGTTCGGCAACCTAACAGCAGAGGCAGAATTTGGTTGGGTTCTTACAAGACGGCGGACGAAGCTGCTAGAGCGTACGATGCGGCTGTCGTTTGCTTACGTGGATCCTCCGCGACGCTCAATTTCCCCGATAACCCCCCGGAGATTCCGTTGGCGGATGAAATGACGCCAGTCCAGATTCAGGAATTTGCGTTTCGGCATGCCCGAAGGGCTCCGGCCCAATCGGTGGAGGATTTAGGATCTAATGAGGCGGCTGTCGTTTCCGCTTCAGGTTCTAGTAGCGGTTACGGAGTTGATGATGTGGGCGTCGATGGGGCATTCTATCAGTCACCTGGTCTGTGGACCTTTTGA
- the LOC102629753 gene encoding ethylene-responsive transcription factor ERF017, whose product MVKHVVEKPAERSDSRYKGVRKRKWGKYVSEIRLPNSRARIWLGSYDTAEKAARAFDAALFCLRGRSAKFNFPDNPPDISGGRSLKPSEIQAVAAQFANSEPLRSQSPEQSVSELQTEYLSPSISEATVQLDSDGVFDGSLLDLLTASSSSNYPSEYGIFPGFDDLSNDIFAPQLPAVDFADENFDGLLLNQDSFLWNF is encoded by the coding sequence ATGGTGAAGCACGTAGTCGAAAAGCCTGCTGAGAGAAGTGACTCTCGTTACAAGGGTGTCCGAAAGCGAAAGTGGGGGAAATATGTGTCTGAAATCAGACTACCCAACAGCCGTGCCCGTATCTGGCTGGGCTCCTACGACACAGCAGAAAAAGCAGCGCGTGCTTTCGACGCTGCTTTGTTTTGCTTACGTGGCCGATCAGCCAAGTTTAATTTCCCGGACAACCCACCCGACATATCAGGCGGGCGCTCACTTAAGCCATCTGAGATTCAAGCTGTGGCGGCTCAGTTCGCGAATTCGGAGCCGCTGAGGAGTCAATCGCCAGAACAGTCGGTGTCCGAATTGCAAACGGAGTACTTATCGCCGTCGATTTCTGAGGCAACGGTTCAGTTGGACAGCGATGGGGTTTTTGACGGGTCTTTATTGGATCTTTTAACGGCATCGAGTTCCAGTAACTACCCTTCCGAATATGGGATATTTCCTGGGTTTGATGACCTGTCTAATGACATTTTTGCTCCGCAACTCCCAGCTGTTGATTTTGCAGACGAGAATTTTGATGGGCTATTGTTGAATCAAGATTCGTTTCTTtggaatttttaa
- the LOC102629283 gene encoding 20 kDa chaperonin, chloroplastic, whose product MATAQLTASSIKVPARSLTSFDGLRPSSVKFASVGGAPSQRSFRRLVVKAAAVVAPKYTSIKPLGDRVLVKIKTVEEKTDGGIFLPSTAQTKPQAGEVVAVGEGKTVGKTKLDISVKPGTQVIYSKYAGTELEFNGANHLILREDDVVGILETDEIKDLKPLNDRVFIKVAEAEETTAGGLLLTEASKEKPSIGMVIAVGPGPLDEEGNRKPLSIAPGNTVMYSKYAGNDFKGSDGTNYIALRASEVMAVLS is encoded by the exons ATGGCGACAGCTCAGCTAACAGCGTCATCAATTAAGGTTCCAGCAAGGAGCTTGACTTCATTCGATGGTCTCAGACCGTCTTCCGTCAAGTTCGCTTCCGTCGGAGGTGCTCCCAGCCAACGCTCTTTCCGTCGCTTGGTCGTTAAAGCCGCTGCAGTCGTGGCTCCCAAg TACACTTCAATTAAACCTTTGGGTGATAGAGTGCTGGTGAAAATCAAGACTGTAGAGGAGAAAACTGATGGTGGTATTTTTCTGCCATCTACAGCTCAAACAAAGCCTCAAGCAGGTGAGGTGGTAGCTGTTGGCGAGGGGAAGACAGTTGGGAAGACTAAACTGGACATATCTGTGAAG CCTGGGACCCAGGTCATCTATTCGAAGTATGCAGGGACTGAGTTGGAGTTCAATGGCGCAAATCATCTCATATTGAGGGAGGATGACGTAGTTGGCATTCTTGAAACAGATGAAATCAAGGATCTTAAGCCCCTTAATGACAGAGTTTTCATCAAG GTTGCTGAGGCTGAGGAGACAACTGCTGGAGGTTTGTTGTTGACGGAGGCAAGCAAGGAGAAACCTTCCATTGGAATG GTCATTGCTGTTGGACCCGGTCCTCTAGATGAGGAAGGTAATAGGAAACCTCTATCCATTGCTCCAGGGAACACGGTGATGTATTCCAAGTATGCAGGGAATGACTTCAAGGGCAGTGATGGTACCAACTACATTGCTTTAAGAGCTTCTGAAGTGATGGCTGTGCTCTCTTAG